Within Caproicibacterium argilliputei, the genomic segment CTTTTCACCGCGCTTTTCCATTAGGCGAATCAGCCGCAGAATGGTGGTGTTTTCGGTTTTCGAGGTCATGTAGGCGTGGTCAAACTGCAGGGAATAGCCGGTTTTATTGGTGGCCAGCCCCACGCCGTTTTTGTCCACGATTTCGCCGCGGTTGGTCGGCATGGTGACCAGGGTATTGCTGCTTTTGTCGGCTTCCTGCACAGCGGCGGCGCCCTCCAGAATCTGCCACTGAAACAGGCGGGCAATAAAGACGGCAACCATCAGAAGCGACACCGAGGCGCACACAACGTAACGCCCCATATTCGTATTTTTCTTTCTCGGACGGCGGCGCATGGGCAAAACCTCCTAAAGCGGGAGCTGATATCCCGCGGCAGTAGACAGGTAAAGCGGAGCCTGCGGTTCTGTTCAGCCGCAGGGCGCGGCGGATTACCCGACCGGTTGAATCCGCAATGCAAATAAACGGTTCAGTGCGTAAATCGGGAATACAAGCAGTACAGAGTAAATAAACCGCGGCAGGTAGTGCTGCACCAGAGCGTAAGCAGGGTCGCTGTACCCCATGGCGACATACGTAATCAGCCACTGCAGCAGAACCGCGAGCCCCATGGTGATGCTGCAGGTGACAAATGCGGTGATGATGTTAGTTTGCAGCAGGTCGCGTGCAAGATAACTGACCGTAAAGCACACCACTGCCAGAATAATAGCGTGCAGCCCCAGCACGCTGCCGTCCATGCCGGAATCAATCAGCAGACCGCAGAAAATGCCGAATGCGGTTGATTCTGTCTGGGGTTCAAACAAAGCAATGGTAACCGCAACCGGAATCAACAGGACAGGGCGCGCGTGGCAGATTTCCGGCAGCACGCCGGGGGCTTCTTGCAGCACAAACAGCAGCAGGATTTCAACGGTGTAGGCAAGGTAGCGCAGAAATTTACTGTGTTTCGTCATTTGGATGCCCCGCTTGCTGTGGAAGAACTGCTCTGACTGGCAGCTTCCTTGACCGCTTCCGTTTTTCCTGCGAAGTCGGTGATCACCATGACATCACGTACCTTGGTGGGATCAACGTACGGTTTGATTTCCGCGTAAAGGGAAACATCGTACGGGCTGTTTTTTACAGCCGTAACCGTGCCCACCGGCAGTCCGCGCGGAAACTTTCCGCCCAGACCACTTTCCACAGCCAGCCCGCTTGTGATAATCTGGTCACCTGCTTTGACGGTGGTGCCATTTGCCAGGTAGCCCATCTTGACCAATCCCTGGTCAGCCAGCTTCAAGTCGCAGCTCAGCACGCCAGTGTCGCGGTTTGAGGTGTCGCGCACACCGAACTGTGCGCTTGCATCCATGATGGTGGTTACTTTTGCGGAAAGAACATTTACATCGCTGACCCAGCCGACCAGCCCTGCCGAGGTAATGACCGGGCAGTCCTTGGTGATGCCGGAGGTAGAGCCTTGGTCAATGGTGAAGCTGCCGAACAGCGAGTTCGGGTCGCGTGCAATGACTGTTGCGGAAAGCAGCTGGTAATCCTTGTGCTCGTTTTTAATGCCCAGAAACTGTTTGTACTGCTCGTTTTGCTGCAGGGCGGAGTAATAATTGGTCAGCTTCTGGTTGAGCTCATTTACCTGCTTGCGAAGTTTTTGGTTTTCCGACTGCAGTTCTTCCTTACTTTCGGTAATATTTTGTACGCCGGTTTCCGCTTTTCCCGTCACAGCAGAGAAAACCCGCTGCATCGGCATGACAACACTGTTAATCAGGTTGCTGACCGCGCCCGGGCCGGCAGTGCTGGTGTACAGCACCAGACTGAAAAGAAGAAACAGAACCACGATGAGTCCCTTGAATTTTTTTGTTTGAAAGAACCGGTTCACAGGGAGCCTCCTTCATCCGGCTGCCCGCGGTATGCGCGGGTTCGGTTGCTTGTGCGCAGACGTAGCAGAAAAACACGAAAACGGAGAGAAACCGTGCTCATTCTTCTGCGGGTTCGGGTTTTCGAATGTTGTGCGATCCTTTTTCCAAATATTTTCCGGCACCGTTGACAACACAGTCCAGAGGGTCTTCTGCCACCTGCACCGGCAGGCCGGTTTCCTGGTGCAGCAACGGCGCAATGCCGTGCAGCAGCGCGCCGCCGCCGGTAATGGTGATGCCGTGGTCAATGATATCGGCGCACAGTTCCGGCGGCGTCTTTTCCAAAGTCGTGTGAACAGCTTCCACGACTACCTGCAGCGGGTCAGAAAGTGCCTCGCGGATTTCCTCGGCGGTGATCGTGATGTTTTTGGCAAGACCGTCAACCAAACTGCGGCCTTTAATCTGCAGGGCGGCGTTAGCGGTTTCTTCGGTGGGGTACGCCGAACCAATCTGGTTTTTGATTTCTTCGGCGGTCTGCTGGCCGATGAGCAGGTCATACTTCTTCTTTATATAATGAATAATAGCCTCGTCAAACTTATTGCCTGCCACGCGGACGCTTTCGTACGCGACAATGTCGCCCAGAGAAATGACAGCGACCTCGCTGGTGCCGCCGCCGATGTCCAGTACCATAGAGCCGACCGGCTCGTCCACCGGCAGGTTCGCGCCCATGGCGGCG encodes:
- the mreD gene encoding rod shape-determining protein MreD, whose amino-acid sequence is MTKHSKFLRYLAYTVEILLLFVLQEAPGVLPEICHARPVLLIPVAVTIALFEPQTESTAFGIFCGLLIDSGMDGSVLGLHAIILAVVCFTVSYLARDLLQTNIITAFVTCSITMGLAVLLQWLITYVAMGYSDPAYALVQHYLPRFIYSVLLVFPIYALNRLFALRIQPVG
- the mreC gene encoding rod shape-determining protein MreC produces the protein MNRFFQTKKFKGLIVVLFLLFSLVLYTSTAGPGAVSNLINSVVMPMQRVFSAVTGKAETGVQNITESKEELQSENQKLRKQVNELNQKLTNYYSALQQNEQYKQFLGIKNEHKDYQLLSATVIARDPNSLFGSFTIDQGSTSGITKDCPVITSAGLVGWVSDVNVLSAKVTTIMDASAQFGVRDTSNRDTGVLSCDLKLADQGLVKMGYLANGTTVKAGDQIITSGLAVESGLGGKFPRGLPVGTVTAVKNSPYDVSLYAEIKPYVDPTKVRDVMVITDFAGKTEAVKEAASQSSSSTASGASK
- the mreB gene encoding rod shape-determining protein, encoding MAKEIGIDLGTANTLAYMKGRGIIMREPSVVAVDVRTDAVVEVGSKAKDMIGRTPGSIVAVSPLKDGVIADFEITATMLKHFIHMAAKTGRFSKANIVVCIPSGVTEVERQAVDDAIDKAGAHVLEFIPEPKAAAMGANLPVDEPVGSMVLDIGGGTSEVAVISLGDIVAYESVRVAGNKFDEAIIHYIKKKYDLLIGQQTAEEIKNQIGSAYPTEETANAALQIKGRSLVDGLAKNITITAEEIREALSDPLQVVVEAVHTTLEKTPPELCADIIDHGITITGGGALLHGIAPLLHQETGLPVQVAEDPLDCVVNGAGKYLEKGSHNIRKPEPAEE